CGTCATCGGCGTCCTCAGCGGAGCCATCCTCACCGGGCTGATCTTCACGCCGCCCGGCAGGCGCAGCGGGGGTCACATGAATCCCGCCGTGACGGTTGCCCTGTGGCTGGTGGACGCCTTCCCCGGTCGCAGCGTCGCGCCCTACATCCTCGCCCAACTCGCCGGCTCCGCAGCCGGCACGGGCCTGGCACGCCTGGTGTGGGGCCCTGCGGTCTCCCTCCCGTCGGTCGCCCACGGCGCGATCAGACCCGCGCCCACCTGGGAGCCCGCAGCCGTCTTCCTCGCCGAGGCAGGAGCCATGGCGGCCCTGATCCTCGTCGTCGGCTACTTCCTGGCCCACCCCCGCTTCACTCGCCTGCTGCCCTACGTCATCGGAATCTCCGTGGCCACGGTGATCGCCCTCCTCGGCCCCCTCAGCGGAGGCTCCATCAACCCCGCCCGTCAACTCGGCCCCGCCGCGCTCTCCGGCCAGACCAAGGACCTGTGGATCTATCTCATCGTGCCAGTCCTGGGAGCAGTCATCGGAGCCGCGATCTATCACCTGTTCATCTGGCGGTTCAACGCGTGCCGACCCCTGACCTACAAGCTGACGGGCGACGAAGCGCGCGAGGCAAACGACTGAAATCGGTATCCCGGCCATCGCCATGCGCCGGCGGTCCTCCCGTCCGACACCAGTCGCGACACCGGCACCGGCGGGGACCACAGCCGGACGGCCGGCCCGAGCACGCGGATCGCCCGGTCCGAGCGACAGCCAAGGCGGTCGTCGACTTGAGCCACGTCAACACTGTCCATATTCGAGACCTTTGATCCGATATCGCTAAGCTTGCCTCGATTCGCTTCTAGGCGGATTTCCGGAACAAGCGGAGGACGGAAACTTCCATGCGCGTCTTCGTTGCCGGTGCGACCGGTGCGGTTGGCCGACTGCTCGTTCCGCTGCTGTTGGACGCGGGGCACCAGGTCACCGGAATCTCCCGCTCGCTTGCGGGGACCGACCGCGTACTGCGTCAAGGCGCGTCAGCCGTTCAAGCAGACGTACTCGACCGGGACGTTGTCCGCCAAGTAGTGGCAACGGCCGCACCTGACGCGGTGATCGACCAGCTCACCGACCTGTCGGACGCAGATGGGGAGGCAACCAACCGGCTGCGCCGGGAGGGGACGCGCAATCTGGTGGACGCGGCCAAGGCCGCCGGCGTGCCGAGGATTGTCGCCCAGTCAATCTCCTGGGCGTACGCGCCGGGCGAGCAGCCGGCCGACGAGACCGTCCCCCTCGACCTCGGGGCTCCGCAGCCGCGAGGGGGGATGGTGGACGGTATCCAGGCGCTCGAGGAAACAGCGGCCGAGTTGGACACGGCGGTACTGCTGCGGTACGGCGTCCTGTACGGCCCCGCCACCTGGTACGCGCCTGGCGGCCCCGCAGCCGCAGCCCTGTCCGGAGATCCGGCCGCCCGTTTTCTCGGGAGCGTCGAGGCGGATCTCTCCGTGATCTCGTTCGTTCACGTTGCCGATGCGGCACGGGCCGCCGTCGAGGCCCTCGACTGGCCGACTGGGCCGGTCAACATCGTGGACGACGAACCCGCGCAAGCTCGCGAGTGGGTGCCCGTCTTGGCCAGCGCCCTCGGCGTGCCCGCACCAGAACCCACATCAGGCCAGCAAAGCTGGGCCCGAGGAGCTTTCAACGGCCTGGCCCGCTCACGTGGATGGCAACCCGCGCATCCGACGTGGCGGTCCGGCTTCGCAGCGCAACTCGCCTAGGTTCTGTCCGGTCGGACCAGGCGCACGCCTGGTGAGACAGCTGCTGGTCGGTGAAGTGTCGGTCGGCGGCCAGGCGCCTGGCCGCTCCCTCGATCGCGCCGCTGCCAATCGGCCAAGAGCGGCGGGGCTGGGTTCGCTGATTCCCTGCAACTGGTCCGGGACGCGGGAGGAACCGCAGGTGAGCCGCTGTGGCTTCTTGCCCCGAAACCCATACACGGGGGCCGGTAGCGACGGAGCCCCTCCGGTGTCGCACGAAGGGTAAGATCCCCGCAATTCCGGGGCTGGGATCCATTGGGGGCGGGAATGAAACGTGCGCTGCTGGTCGGGGTGGGAGTTGTGCTGGTGCTGGTCACCGGGTGCACGGACAGTGGATCGCCGCAGGCTTCCCGGACTTCCCGTGCGCCCTCGTCGTCACCTTCACCGTCAACGAAGGCTCCCGTGCCACCGGAGCCGGGTCCGGCCAAACCGCTCGGTAGGGCAGCGGTCGGCAAGCGGGACGGGAAGCTGGTGGACTCCTTCACCGAGTTCATCGAGGAGTCGGACCTGGACACACGCATCGAGCCCGAACTCCCGGAAGTTGCCGTGCTGCAACGCCTTACCCCCACGGGCACGGGCGACCTGGTATGGATGCCGGACGCCGATACGTACTGTCTGACGACGATCCGGTCCAGCCTGAAGAGCCATCGGTGCTACGGACTCGCGCCGAAGCGCCCGGCGCGTGGCTATGTACAGGTGGGAGACCCCACGCCGCGCGGCGTGGGGTCGACGTACTCGAAGCAGGACTGGCTGTCGGTCAGTGTTGTGGAGAATGCCCAAGGGCCCTTCACGTTTACCGGTGATCGGCCGAAGGGCACCAGCGCGGTGCGCCAGGCCACGCTGCGCTTCACCTCGGGCCGGACCGTGACATTCCTCGCCTATAGCCAGACAGATTCGAGGATTCCGCAGAACACCAAGATTTGTGGGCCCCACCACAAGGTCTGCTTCGATCCCTACGACCGTGATCTCGGGCGTGCCACTTAAGTCGTTGGTCATGCGCGTTCCGACACCGGCGGTCAGGCTGTTCGGACGCAGAAGGGGTGTCCGGCCGGGCTGGCGTAGACGCGCGAGCCTTTTGCGTCGGGGTCGGTGACGTCGTCGGTCGGGCGCAGGCGCCGGCCGCCCGCGGCCAGGACCTGTTGGTCCGCGGCAGCCAGGTCGCCGGTGGCGAGGTCGAAGTGCATCTGCTGCGCGTTCCCGTCGGGCCAATGCGGCGGCACGTGTCCGAGAGCCCTTTGGACGGCGCTGGCGGGGAGGCCATCGGCGTGCAGGAAGTGATGCGTCGGCGCCTTGGCGAGGGATCCGCCGAGCAGGTCGTGCCAGAAGGCGCTCTCGCTGTCGAGGTCCGCGCTGTCGATGATCAGTGCGGTCCGCTCAGTCGAAGACTGCTACCTCCCTGTTCGCCGTCGGGGCACCCCCATCTGTGGGCACCGGATGGGATCGTCGCCCGGGCGCTCGATCCCGCCATCGCCGAGCGCCTCTGGGCAGTCTCCACCCATCTGCTGCACGCCTAGCGGGCGATCCCGCCGCCTCCCATATACAGGTCCAGCTTCCCGGTGCGCTCGAAACTGTCGCCGTACAGCCGGGTGACGCCGCCGGTCGACAGCCCCTGGTCCGTGCCGGGCAGCAGCCATGCGGAGCTGCGAATCTTGTCGTCGCCCGGCGCGGCCACCGTCAGGTCGGCCCGGTGGTCGCCGTCCATGTCGACGAGGCGCACCGCCATACCGAATGTGGCCCGCGCGATCCTCTTGCCGCCGATGTCGCCCGCATCGATGACTCGGGCCCCCTCACCGGTCAGGCCGTTTGGACCGCCCAGCAGGAGCAGCACCTGTTCCGGGCCCGTCTTCGCGTACTCCTTGCTCCGGGGTGAGCCGGCCACCACGTCCGCGTAGCCGTCACCGTTGACGTCACCGGTGTCCAGGGAGGTGAAGGCGGCGTCCTCGTCCTGGGGCTCCTCGCCGGGTACGCCCGGGGTGTCGCGGTCGATGGTCGTCGACCGTTTCCCCTTCCCCGGCCCGGCCTTGGAGCCGTACACCACGGTCACCGAGCTATGGCTCGCCTTGCCGCGCCGGGGACTGAGCACGAGGTCCGCGACGCCGTCGCCGTCCACGTCGCCGACCGCCCCGGCCGCAGCGTCGGGGAGGTCGATGCCATCTGGCTGGGCGAGGCCGCCGCCGCGGGCGTGGAAGTAACTGACCGGCCAGCGCTCCTCGAACCGGGCTGTGCCGAGGGGCTGGTCGTGGTGGAAGGCCATCAACTCGTCGGCACCGTCACCGTCCAGGTCCCCGGCGACGAGGCCACGGTAGTTCGCGGTGTCGATATCTTTTGCGGGCTGGCACGGTGCGGACACCGGGCCGGTGCCCGCCGGGGTTCCGTCGCGTTTGAAGGGACCCTTGAGCAGGCCCTTGTCGGAACCGAGCCCGAAGACCAGATCGGCATGCCCGTCCCCGTCGAAGTCACCAGCGACGAGTTGCTCCTCCAGGATCGGGTCCAGCGCCCAGGAGACGTGGCTGCCGTCCGTCCCCGGTACCCGGACGGCACTCTTCAGCCCGTCCGGGGAGCCCCACATGATGATCACGCTCGGTTTCCAGTCGAAGACGGCGGTGGCAAGGTCGGTGTATCCGTCCCCGTCGAAGTCGCGGGCCACCACATCGGTCCCGAAGAACGCCTCGTCCCGGGCCTCCCCCGGTATCCCAGGGTCGTTCTGCGTGAGGTACTGGCAGCGTGCGAGACCGGTCCCGTTGCCCGATCCGTACGCCACCGCGATACTGCCGCCGCCGCTGCCGTTCTCCACGTCGCCCAGTGCTCCCATGGCCAGGTCGGGGTGACCGTCACCGTCGAAGTCCGCGGCGGGCGCGGTACCGGCCG
The DNA window shown above is from Streptomyces sp. NBC_01445 and carries:
- a CDS encoding MIP/aquaporin family protein, with amino-acid sequence MVSTVPSVPRRLPLARVADEFVLTTVLLFLAVTVVRWLRDPDSPLYIADLNTALAVIGVLSGAILTGLIFTPPGRRSGGHMNPAVTVALWLVDAFPGRSVAPYILAQLAGSAAGTGLARLVWGPAVSLPSVAHGAIRPAPTWEPAAVFLAEAGAMAALILVVGYFLAHPRFTRLLPYVIGISVATVIALLGPLSGGSINPARQLGPAALSGQTKDLWIYLIVPVLGAVIGAAIYHLFIWRFNACRPLTYKLTGDEAREAND
- a CDS encoding NAD-dependent epimerase/dehydratase family protein, translating into MRVFVAGATGAVGRLLVPLLLDAGHQVTGISRSLAGTDRVLRQGASAVQADVLDRDVVRQVVATAAPDAVIDQLTDLSDADGEATNRLRREGTRNLVDAAKAAGVPRIVAQSISWAYAPGEQPADETVPLDLGAPQPRGGMVDGIQALEETAAELDTAVLLRYGVLYGPATWYAPGGPAAAALSGDPAARFLGSVEADLSVISFVHVADAARAAVEALDWPTGPVNIVDDEPAQAREWVPVLASALGVPAPEPTSGQQSWARGAFNGLARSRGWQPAHPTWRSGFAAQLA
- a CDS encoding VOC family protein — translated: MIIDSADLDSESAFWHDLLGGSLAKAPTHHFLHADGLPASAVQRALGHVPPHWPDGNAQQMHFDLATGDLAAADQQVLAAGGRRLRPTDDVTDPDAKGSRVYASPAGHPFCVRTA
- a CDS encoding FG-GAP repeat domain-containing protein — its product is MDVEDEEQVAVQKRGGRRRWVIAGGAAVIGVVVAVGGVLVQHGPQGIAAPRTCHTAVHGTVPSGTPAKGAQAPAGTAPAADFDGDGHPDLAMGALGDVENGSGGGSIAVAYGSGNGTGLARCQYLTQNDPGIPGEARDEAFFGTDVVARDFDGDGYTDLATAVFDWKPSVIIMWGSPDGLKSAVRVPGTDGSHVSWALDPILEEQLVAGDFDGDGHADLVFGLGSDKGLLKGPFKRDGTPAGTGPVSAPCQPAKDIDTANYRGLVAGDLDGDGADELMAFHHDQPLGTARFEERWPVSYFHARGGGLAQPDGIDLPDAAAGAVGDVDGDGVADLVLSPRRGKASHSSVTVVYGSKAGPGKGKRSTTIDRDTPGVPGEEPQDEDAAFTSLDTGDVNGDGYADVVAGSPRSKEYAKTGPEQVLLLLGGPNGLTGEGARVIDAGDIGGKRIARATFGMAVRLVDMDGDHRADLTVAAPGDDKIRSSAWLLPGTDQGLSTGGVTRLYGDSFERTGKLDLYMGGGGIAR